A window from Sinorhizobium fredii encodes these proteins:
- a CDS encoding peptidoglycan-binding protein, whose product MNGSRSNPQRAGNPSYGDRPSLDALNRTIEGLEARIEGLMSSVSREQRQPERPAAPASNAVSEILERQRALSAGRERSPLRERLAARASDRPAPQRLAEEPRYQSPQPAPAQPSRPTAAADIAEALVGLRQDLKRDISDGLAREMHALRSEIRGIKAEASEDRSYAADIRIDLQRLADSINQLGRQAPSAQVDALRVEFDDLRAMIDGLAREDSMRRMESRWSGVEDRLNAFDQNRDDELVALAYRLDEIKSQIGTLNPASAVDVLEDKLVAVARAIEMLGRQMEPDDRRFVPQFAELDQRLDEISRAVAAGRTATNLDSAFVNRLESRLGDLSRQIDNIARPDAGLGARIEALTARVEDLAGERAAARLEERLDQLSALLEHGQRNTVPELTDYLADISRRIEALDQGSVNDALAERLDYLARRIDDLDGHAGATAPDMRFERLEDRLADIAQRLEETQAAPFDDREALRNLEAQIGNLSALVSQSHQEPAGAAPVEFESRMTALEDYLATSDEYIIEAARQAAEAVMEAYARNGTPQAPAGTDMAAISALADDLKALEELSRSSEERTARTFEALHDTLVHIAEKLERLEEREPNAGIAAAARAAPMPKAVQPEFGGAFGDAGQRQEYQPVETAAEGEAVVAVAADLSSSVEVATVARDETRVEPPAAKAGLLAGLTRRFSPKRSETALAPARQMVEPAPSIDPSEMLAPEDANQLLEPGSGVPDVKKILERVRAGQMARGGQSAAGVEKADFIAAARRAAQMAVEEADSLKSAKDNKGPSAMGGALARHRRPILMAVGAVLLAIMSYPLVSTMLKGRDVENIRPAAALERKAEAETAPKAADEGAAKPLPAVAAAKPAEPAVAVAPVGKTDTPPLAAKAPGAAPEKPAATAPATEAGGAPMLQAAVMPAQASPVSTFQPATAGTPAAATFAPLKANEIILPEGFGPPALVTAAKGGDPLAYYEIGTRFTEGRGAKEDLAEAAKWYHRAADAGVVPAAYRLANLYEKGAGVTRDAAKAKALYQRAAEAGNASASHNLAVMLASGRDGAPDLAAAVKWFEKAANLGVRDSQFNLAVLYARGNGVAQSLEESYKWFAIAARDGDKDAGEKRDEIAKAMKPGELANAKAKVDAWKVQPVDAEANSVDVPDAWVGPPTKTASVDMTKAVRNIQAILNNNGFEAGAPDGQIGKKTIAAIKAFQKSIGHEPTGEITDELVRELLKRNS is encoded by the coding sequence ATGAACGGATCGCGATCCAATCCTCAGCGCGCAGGCAACCCGTCCTATGGCGACAGGCCGTCGCTCGATGCCCTCAACCGTACCATCGAGGGTCTCGAGGCCCGCATCGAGGGCCTGATGAGCAGCGTCAGCCGTGAGCAGCGCCAGCCGGAGCGTCCGGCAGCCCCGGCGAGCAACGCCGTCTCGGAAATCCTCGAACGCCAGCGGGCGCTCAGCGCCGGGCGCGAGCGATCGCCGTTGCGCGAGCGCCTTGCGGCGCGCGCCTCCGATCGCCCTGCGCCGCAGCGCCTTGCGGAAGAGCCGCGATACCAGTCCCCCCAGCCGGCGCCGGCGCAGCCGTCGCGGCCCACCGCGGCAGCCGATATTGCCGAGGCTCTCGTCGGGCTGAGGCAGGATCTGAAGCGCGACATCAGCGATGGGCTTGCCCGGGAAATGCACGCCCTTCGTTCCGAAATCCGCGGCATCAAGGCGGAAGCCTCCGAGGATCGCAGCTACGCCGCCGATATCAGGATCGATCTGCAGCGGCTTGCCGACAGCATCAATCAGCTCGGACGCCAGGCACCCTCGGCGCAGGTCGACGCGCTGCGGGTCGAATTCGACGATCTCCGGGCGATGATCGACGGCCTGGCCCGCGAAGACAGCATGCGCCGCATGGAAAGCCGCTGGAGCGGCGTCGAGGATCGGCTGAACGCCTTCGACCAAAACCGGGACGACGAGCTTGTGGCGCTCGCCTATCGTCTCGACGAGATCAAGTCGCAGATCGGCACGCTGAACCCGGCCTCGGCCGTCGATGTGCTGGAGGACAAGCTGGTCGCGGTCGCCCGGGCGATCGAGATGCTCGGGCGCCAGATGGAGCCGGACGATAGACGCTTCGTCCCGCAGTTCGCCGAGCTCGATCAGCGGCTCGATGAGATCAGCCGTGCGGTCGCCGCCGGCCGCACGGCCACGAATCTCGACAGTGCCTTCGTCAACCGGCTGGAAAGCCGCCTCGGCGACCTCTCGCGGCAGATCGACAACATTGCCCGCCCGGACGCCGGCCTCGGCGCTAGGATTGAGGCGCTCACGGCGCGGGTCGAGGATCTCGCGGGGGAGAGGGCTGCGGCCCGGCTGGAGGAACGCCTCGACCAGCTTTCCGCGTTGCTCGAGCACGGCCAGCGCAACACGGTGCCGGAACTGACGGACTATCTCGCCGATATTTCGCGCAGGATCGAAGCCCTGGACCAGGGCAGCGTCAACGACGCCCTGGCCGAGCGGCTCGATTATCTCGCCCGCCGTATCGATGATCTCGACGGCCATGCCGGCGCGACGGCGCCCGACATGCGCTTCGAGCGGCTCGAAGACCGGCTTGCCGACATCGCGCAGCGCCTCGAGGAGACGCAAGCGGCGCCCTTCGACGATCGCGAGGCGCTGCGCAATCTCGAAGCGCAGATCGGCAATCTTTCGGCGCTCGTCAGCCAGTCGCATCAGGAGCCGGCAGGCGCAGCGCCGGTCGAGTTCGAAAGCCGCATGACGGCGCTCGAAGACTATCTCGCCACCAGCGACGAATATATCATCGAGGCCGCCCGGCAGGCCGCCGAGGCGGTGATGGAGGCCTATGCCAGAAACGGCACGCCGCAGGCCCCGGCCGGCACCGACATGGCGGCAATCTCGGCGCTTGCCGACGACCTCAAGGCGCTGGAGGAGCTCAGCCGGTCGAGCGAAGAACGCACGGCGCGCACTTTCGAGGCCCTGCATGACACGCTCGTCCACATCGCCGAGAAATTGGAACGGCTCGAAGAGCGGGAGCCGAATGCCGGAATTGCTGCCGCGGCGCGCGCCGCGCCGATGCCCAAGGCGGTGCAGCCGGAATTCGGCGGCGCCTTCGGCGATGCCGGTCAGCGGCAGGAATATCAGCCGGTTGAAACAGCGGCCGAAGGCGAAGCCGTCGTCGCAGTCGCAGCCGACCTGTCTTCCTCCGTTGAGGTTGCGACTGTCGCGCGGGACGAAACTCGAGTCGAGCCGCCCGCGGCAAAGGCTGGCCTGCTCGCCGGCCTGACCCGTCGCTTTTCCCCCAAGCGCAGCGAGACGGCACTCGCGCCGGCGCGCCAGATGGTCGAGCCCGCCCCCTCGATCGATCCGTCGGAAATGCTCGCGCCCGAGGACGCCAACCAGCTGCTCGAGCCGGGCTCGGGCGTGCCGGACGTCAAAAAGATACTCGAGCGGGTGCGGGCCGGGCAAATGGCCCGCGGCGGCCAGTCGGCTGCCGGCGTCGAAAAGGCGGACTTCATCGCTGCCGCACGCCGTGCGGCGCAGATGGCCGTCGAGGAAGCCGATTCGCTGAAGAGCGCCAAGGACAATAAGGGACCGTCTGCCATGGGTGGCGCCCTTGCCCGTCATCGCCGTCCGATCCTGATGGCGGTCGGCGCCGTTCTGCTGGCGATCATGTCCTATCCGCTGGTCAGCACGATGCTGAAGGGCCGGGACGTGGAAAACATCCGGCCCGCCGCAGCGCTCGAGCGCAAGGCGGAAGCCGAAACCGCGCCGAAGGCCGCCGACGAGGGCGCTGCAAAGCCGCTTCCCGCCGTCGCGGCGGCAAAGCCTGCCGAACCGGCAGTGGCTGTGGCTCCGGTCGGCAAGACGGACACGCCGCCGCTTGCGGCGAAGGCTCCCGGCGCGGCGCCCGAGAAACCTGCCGCGACCGCTCCGGCAACGGAGGCCGGCGGGGCACCGATGCTGCAGGCGGCAGTCATGCCGGCGCAGGCGAGTCCGGTCTCGACATTCCAGCCGGCGACCGCAGGCACGCCCGCGGCAGCGACTTTTGCGCCGCTGAAGGCGAACGAAATCATTCTGCCCGAAGGCTTCGGCCCGCCGGCTCTGGTGACTGCGGCAAAGGGCGGCGATCCCCTCGCCTATTACGAGATCGGCACCCGCTTCACCGAAGGACGCGGCGCGAAGGAAGATCTTGCCGAAGCCGCAAAGTGGTATCATCGCGCCGCCGATGCCGGCGTCGTTCCGGCGGCCTACCGGCTCGCCAATCTCTACGAAAAGGGGGCAGGGGTAACCCGCGACGCGGCCAAGGCCAAGGCGCTCTACCAGAGGGCTGCCGAGGCGGGGAATGCCAGTGCGAGCCACAATCTTGCGGTCATGCTTGCCAGCGGCCGCGATGGTGCGCCCGATCTCGCCGCAGCCGTGAAATGGTTCGAGAAGGCGGCCAATCTCGGGGTCCGCGACAGCCAGTTCAACCTCGCCGTGCTCTATGCCCGCGGCAACGGCGTCGCTCAGAGCCTCGAGGAATCCTACAAGTGGTTCGCGATCGCCGCGCGCGACGGCGACAAGGACGCCGGCGAAAAACGCGACGAGATCGCCAAGGCGATGAAGCCCGGGGAGCTTGCGAACGCCAAGGCGAAAGTCGACGCCTGGAAGGTGCAGCCGGTCGACGCCGAAGCGAATTCGGTGGATGTGCCGGACGCCTGGGTGGGTCCCCCGACGAAGACGGCCTCCGTCGACATGACGAAGGCGGTTCGCAACATCCAGGCCATTCTCAACAACAACGGCTTCGAAGCCGGCGCCCCCGACGGGCAGATCGGCAAGAAGACGATTGCCGCGATCAAGGCATTCCAGAAGTCGATCGGTCACGAGCCGACCGGTGAAATCACCGATGAATTGGTAAGGGAATTGTTGAAGCGCAATTCGTGA
- a CDS encoding sulfite exporter TauE/SafE family protein, with translation MTVYLPIAELSVNILIILGMGAAVGFLSGMFGVGGGFLITPLLIFYNIPPVVAVATGANQVVASSISGAITHFRRGTIDIKLGTVLLCGGLVGATVGVWLFSLLRSIGQLDLVISLLYVVLLGSVGGLMLWESIIAMRKAAKNQPTQLRRPGQHNWIHGLPLKMRFKKSKIYLSVIPVATLGFCIGILTSVMGVGGGFIMVPAMIYLLRIPTSVVVGTSLFQIVFVSAYTVIVQASTNYTVDIVLAFVLMIAGVIGAQYGVRVGQRLRGEQLRALLALLVLAVGIRLSIELIIPPKDIYSVVSAGFGF, from the coding sequence GTGACGGTCTATCTGCCCATTGCAGAATTGTCGGTGAACATTCTCATCATTCTCGGCATGGGCGCGGCCGTCGGTTTCCTGTCGGGCATGTTCGGCGTCGGCGGCGGTTTCCTGATCACGCCGCTCCTGATCTTCTACAACATTCCGCCGGTGGTGGCGGTGGCGACTGGCGCGAACCAGGTGGTCGCCTCGTCGATCTCCGGGGCGATCACCCATTTCCGGCGCGGCACGATCGACATCAAGCTCGGAACGGTGCTGCTCTGCGGCGGCCTCGTGGGTGCGACGGTGGGTGTCTGGCTGTTTTCCCTGCTGCGCAGCATTGGTCAGCTCGATCTCGTCATTTCGCTGCTCTACGTCGTCTTGCTCGGTTCGGTCGGCGGGCTGATGCTCTGGGAGAGCATCATCGCCATGCGCAAGGCCGCCAAGAACCAGCCCACGCAATTGCGCCGGCCCGGCCAGCACAACTGGATCCACGGGCTGCCGTTGAAGATGCGCTTCAAGAAATCGAAGATCTATCTGAGCGTCATCCCGGTCGCCACGCTCGGCTTCTGCATCGGCATCCTGACCTCGGTCATGGGCGTCGGCGGCGGCTTCATCATGGTGCCGGCGATGATCTATCTCCTGCGCATTCCGACCAGCGTCGTCGTCGGGACCTCGCTGTTCCAGATCGTCTTCGTCTCCGCCTACACGGTCATCGTCCAGGCCTCGACCAACTATACGGTCGATATCGTGCTCGCCTTCGTGCTGATGATTGCCGGCGTCATCGGCGCCCAGTACGGCGTGCGCGTCGGCCAGCGGCTGCGCGGCGAACAATTGCGGGCGCTGCTGGCGCTGCTCGTGCTTGCCGTCGGCATCCGCCTGTCGATCGAGCTCATCATTCCGCCGAAGGACATCTACTCGGTCGTTTCAGCGGGGTTCGGCTTCTGA
- a CDS encoding TIGR02186 family protein — MRSLARLVLLVLALSAAWPASAQSLEREVGDFPEKLEIGISTDEISITSDFRGADLTIFGAIDGFDANLLAQGKYNIIVVLEGPKDNATVRKKERVFGIWVNTQSMTFELVPEAYSLSSTRDIETIAPPRDIANMGIGVDHMRLVPLGFIGDGSSLGEFRNAFRRIREESGVYQRDPGGVQFISSSLFKASVRLPANVPNGVHVVRAYLFREGLFVAAKALPLRVVKTGLEQAITRAAHEQPLVYGLLAVTLAVITGWGASLLFRKD; from the coding sequence ATGCGCTCGCTCGCCCGTCTCGTTCTGCTTGTTCTCGCTCTTTCGGCCGCCTGGCCGGCATCGGCACAGTCTCTGGAGCGCGAGGTCGGCGACTTCCCCGAGAAGCTCGAGATCGGCATCTCGACGGACGAGATCTCCATCACCTCCGATTTCCGCGGTGCCGACCTGACGATCTTCGGCGCCATTGACGGCTTCGACGCGAACCTTCTCGCCCAGGGCAAGTACAACATCATCGTCGTCCTCGAGGGGCCGAAGGACAATGCGACGGTGCGCAAGAAGGAGCGCGTCTTCGGCATCTGGGTCAACACCCAGTCGATGACCTTCGAGCTCGTCCCGGAAGCCTATTCGCTGTCGAGCACGCGCGATATCGAGACGATCGCGCCGCCGCGCGACATCGCCAATATGGGCATCGGCGTCGATCATATGCGGCTGGTGCCGCTCGGCTTCATCGGCGACGGCAGCAGCCTCGGCGAGTTCCGCAACGCCTTCCGCCGCATCCGCGAAGAAAGCGGCGTCTACCAGCGCGATCCGGGCGGCGTGCAATTCATCAGCTCGAGCCTTTTCAAGGCTTCCGTCCGCCTGCCGGCGAACGTTCCGAACGGCGTCCATGTGGTGCGCGCCTATCTCTTCCGCGAGGGCCTCTTCGTCGCCGCCAAGGCCTTGCCGCTGAGGGTGGTGAAAACCGGCCTCGAACAGGCGATTACCCGCGCAGCGCACGAGCAGCCGCTCGTCTACGGCCTTCTTGCCGTGACGCTGGCGGTGATCACCGGATGGGGCGCGAGCCTGCTCTTCCGCAAGGATTGA
- a CDS encoding Lrp/AsnC ligand binding domain-containing protein yields MKPIFVQLQCAPGRTYEVADEIYRKEIVSEMYSTSGDYDLLLKIYVAEGQDIGKFINDNIASVPGISRSLTTLTFNAF; encoded by the coding sequence ATGAAACCGATTTTCGTGCAACTGCAATGCGCTCCCGGCCGGACCTACGAGGTTGCCGATGAGATCTACCGCAAGGAAATCGTCTCGGAGATGTATTCGACGAGCGGCGATTACGACCTGCTCTTGAAGATCTATGTCGCGGAAGGCCAGGACATCGGCAAGTTCATCAATGACAATATCGCCAGCGTTCCGGGTATTTCCCGTTCGCTGACGACGCTCACCTTTAACGCCTTCTGA
- the pdeM gene encoding ligase-associated DNA damage response endonuclease PdeM, translating to MHRLLHATSAPATGAFFHARATISGVAGICDPLGGLFLPDSRTLVVSDLHLEKGSAFARRGMMLPPYDTLATLRILEAVILRHDPSTVISLGDNFHDRRGSAAMPDSFRQMIAAMARGRHWIWINGNHDPDGTSGLPGASMDELRHAGLVFRHEPSMVDGVGEIAGHLHPSATVKRRERSIRRACFATDGRRLLMPAFGVTTGGLDLRHRAMSGLFERERLVAHMLGRDRIYSVRFANLLG from the coding sequence ATGCATCGGCTTCTTCACGCGACCTCGGCTCCGGCAACGGGCGCCTTTTTCCACGCCCGCGCGACCATTAGCGGCGTCGCCGGCATCTGCGATCCGCTCGGCGGCCTCTTTCTGCCCGACAGCCGGACATTGGTCGTCTCCGACCTCCACCTCGAAAAAGGCTCCGCCTTCGCCAGGCGGGGGATGATGCTGCCGCCTTACGACACGCTCGCGACGCTGCGCATCCTCGAGGCCGTCATTCTTCGCCATGATCCCTCAACGGTGATCAGCCTCGGCGACAACTTCCACGACCGGCGCGGATCGGCGGCAATGCCGGACAGCTTCCGCCAGATGATCGCCGCGATGGCCCGCGGCCGCCACTGGATCTGGATCAACGGCAATCACGATCCGGACGGCACCTCGGGACTGCCCGGCGCCTCGATGGACGAGCTGCGCCACGCCGGCCTCGTCTTTCGCCACGAACCGTCGATGGTGGACGGCGTCGGTGAGATCGCCGGCCATCTGCACCCCTCGGCAACCGTCAAGCGCCGGGAGCGTTCCATCCGGCGCGCCTGCTTTGCGACGGATGGCAGACGGCTGCTGATGCCCGCCTTCGGCGTCACCACCGGCGGGCTCGATCTCCGGCACCGGGCGATGAGCGGCCTGTTCGAGCGCGAGCGGCTTGTCGCCCACATGCTCGGCCGCGACCGGATCTATTCGGTGCGCTTTGCCAACCTCTTGGGGTAG
- a CDS encoding ligase-associated DNA damage response DEXH box helicase, whose translation MFPVNRIDPPLPESNAVTLPAPFLRWFAEKGWRPRAHQLELLSRAEAGESTLLIAPTGAGKTLAGFLPSLVDLTRRGKVPPGSAFVGIHTLYISPLKALAVDIERNLMKPVNEMGLPVRIENRTGDTPQGKRQRQKLNPPDLLLTTPEQLALLIADGEAERFFKNLRYVVLDELHSLVTSKRGHLLALGLARLRRLAPGLQTIGLSATVAEPMELQRWLVGQPPGEQSHAGLITVSGGAKPEISILRGDNHVPWAGHSARYAIPDVYAAIKQHGTTLLFVNTRSQAEMLFQELWTINDDNLPIALHHGSLDVAQRRKVEAAMAENRLRAVVATSTLDLGIDWGDVDLVVHVGAPKGASRLAQRIGRANHRMDEPSRAILVPANRFEVMECQAALDANYIGAQDTPPVGRGALDVLAQHVLGMACARPFDAVELHDEITTAAPYADLPWETFERVVDLVATGGYALRTYERYARIRKTKEGRWRISNPMVAQQYRLNVGTIVESPMLNVRMVKRNARGSLGRGGMPLGKVEEYFLEMLSPGDTFLFSGKVLRFEGIRENECLVSQAFSFDPKVPSYAGGKFPLSTYLAAQVRKMLADPARRATLPDQVRDWLALQGDISMLPGEDELLIETFPRGSRHYMVTYAFEGRLAHQTLGMLLTRRLDRAGLKPLGFVATDYSLAVWALDDLGAAFQTRGPSLAELFDEDMLGDDLEAWLNESFLLKRTFRTCAVIAGLIDQRHPGKEKTGRQVTVSADLIYDVLRMHEPDHILLEATRNDAAAGLLDIGRLGSMLKRIKGHITHRQLDRISPLAVPVMLEIGRESVHGEAQDFLLTEAAADELINEAMGIGHGAGE comes from the coding sequence TCAACTCGAATTGCTGTCGCGCGCCGAAGCGGGGGAAAGCACGCTGCTGATCGCGCCGACCGGTGCGGGCAAGACGCTTGCCGGCTTCCTGCCGTCGCTCGTCGATCTCACGCGGCGCGGCAAAGTACCGCCCGGCTCTGCTTTCGTCGGTATCCACACGCTCTATATCTCGCCGCTTAAGGCGCTCGCCGTCGATATCGAGCGCAATCTGATGAAGCCGGTCAACGAGATGGGCCTGCCGGTCAGGATCGAGAACCGCACCGGCGACACGCCGCAGGGCAAGAGGCAGCGCCAGAAGCTCAACCCACCCGACCTGTTGCTGACGACGCCGGAGCAGCTTGCCCTGCTGATCGCCGACGGCGAGGCTGAGCGCTTCTTCAAAAACCTGCGCTATGTGGTGCTCGACGAGCTGCATTCGCTCGTCACCTCGAAGCGCGGCCATCTGCTTGCCCTTGGCCTCGCACGGCTGCGCCGCTTGGCGCCCGGCTTGCAGACGATCGGCCTTTCGGCGACGGTCGCCGAACCGATGGAACTGCAGCGCTGGCTTGTCGGCCAACCTCCCGGCGAGCAAAGCCATGCCGGGTTGATCACCGTATCCGGCGGTGCAAAACCTGAAATCTCCATCCTGCGCGGCGACAACCACGTGCCCTGGGCGGGGCACTCGGCCCGCTATGCGATCCCGGACGTCTATGCCGCGATCAAACAGCACGGCACGACGCTGCTCTTCGTCAATACGCGCAGTCAGGCGGAGATGCTTTTCCAGGAGCTCTGGACGATCAACGACGACAACCTGCCGATCGCACTCCATCACGGCTCGCTCGACGTCGCCCAGCGCCGCAAGGTGGAAGCCGCGATGGCGGAGAACCGGCTGCGCGCCGTCGTCGCCACTTCGACGCTCGATCTCGGCATCGACTGGGGCGACGTCGACCTGGTCGTCCATGTGGGCGCGCCAAAGGGGGCGAGCCGGCTGGCGCAGCGGATCGGCCGCGCCAACCACCGCATGGACGAGCCGAGCCGGGCGATCCTCGTGCCGGCCAACCGCTTCGAGGTGATGGAATGCCAGGCCGCCCTCGATGCCAATTATATCGGCGCCCAGGATACGCCGCCGGTCGGCAGGGGCGCGCTCGACGTGCTGGCGCAGCACGTGCTCGGCATGGCCTGCGCCAGACCCTTCGACGCGGTCGAGCTTCATGACGAGATCACCACCGCGGCCCCCTATGCCGATCTTCCCTGGGAAACCTTTGAGCGGGTCGTCGACCTCGTTGCCACCGGCGGCTATGCGCTTCGCACCTATGAGCGCTACGCCCGCATCCGCAAGACCAAGGAAGGGCGGTGGCGGATCTCCAACCCTATGGTCGCGCAGCAATACCGGCTGAATGTCGGCACGATCGTCGAATCGCCGATGCTGAACGTGCGCATGGTGAAACGGAATGCACGCGGCTCGCTCGGCCGCGGCGGCATGCCGCTCGGCAAGGTGGAGGAATATTTCCTCGAAATGCTGTCGCCCGGCGACACGTTCCTCTTCTCCGGCAAGGTGCTGCGCTTCGAAGGTATCCGCGAGAACGAGTGCCTCGTTTCGCAGGCCTTTTCCTTCGACCCGAAGGTGCCGAGCTATGCCGGCGGCAAGTTCCCGCTCTCCACCTATCTCGCAGCCCAGGTGAGAAAGATGCTCGCCGACCCGGCGCGGCGCGCCACGCTGCCGGACCAGGTGCGCGACTGGCTGGCGCTGCAGGGCGACATTTCGATGCTGCCCGGCGAGGACGAGTTGCTGATCGAGACCTTCCCGCGCGGCAGCCGCCACTACATGGTCACTTACGCCTTCGAGGGGCGGCTCGCCCACCAGACCCTCGGCATGTTGCTCACCCGCCGCCTCGACCGAGCCGGCCTGAAGCCGCTCGGTTTCGTCGCCACCGACTATTCGCTGGCCGTATGGGCGCTCGACGATCTAGGCGCGGCGTTCCAGACGCGGGGGCCATCGCTCGCCGAGCTCTTCGACGAGGACATGCTCGGCGACGATCTGGAGGCCTGGCTGAACGAATCCTTCCTGTTGAAGCGCACCTTCCGCACCTGCGCGGTGATTGCCGGACTGATCGACCAGCGCCATCCGGGAAAGGAGAAGACCGGCCGGCAGGTCACCGTTTCGGCCGACCTCATTTACGACGTATTGCGGATGCACGAGCCCGATCACATCCTGCTCGAAGCGACCCGCAACGACGCGGCGGCCGGACTTTTGGACATTGGCCGCCTCGGCTCTATGCTCAAGCGAATCAAGGGACACATCACCCACCGCCAACTCGACCGCATCTCGCCGCTCGCCGTGCCGGTCATGCTGGAAATCGGCCGGGAATCGGTTCACGGAGAAGCGCAGGATTTCCTGCTCACGGAAGCGGCGGCCGATGAGTTGATCAACGAGGCAATGGGGATCGGGCACGGTGCAGGCGAATAG